Proteins encoded in a region of the Babesia bovis T2Bo chromosome 4 map unlocalized Chr4_2, whole genome shotgun sequence genome:
- a CDS encoding NOL1/NOP2/sun family protein — MRVNPVEQPEPKRSKRSTSDNNLEFKDECVVLPTKVRDWLLHIGVDELKYAQTLYQVEHGQKKRYYRYTSDRKSASSNTPLSDTTLTDGKVNKDGCLEQESTHTDDVEEHIDRRFDNGGKISQCNQNSPKGVVSNDCSAFHVTKPDNIVSWLRDVELYECYSSIPEGTIGLDAASAAVVDALRLGELMHASSTRWILDMCCAPGGKLLGTVSALRNLNNGETKWKIIGLDTIKRRLDVCASFLKKESVPNTVSVHLQQCRGQDFVEFDGESMIGRFDRILIDAECTHEGSLRSVLRTLKYWGADSLESRFTLEHAENIIANQRELLIHAIKLLRPGGMIIYSTCSLHEEQNEILVANVVNQFADLKFRQLPTKYCEHCLPCSNRKDPWPAVSTELCLLKCSRESYLPDRSSNDHLCSNMDSPVCVRFDPLGPDTDGIFMVAITKL; from the coding sequence ATGCGCGTCAACCCGGTAGAACAGCCAGAACCAAAAAGGTCTAAACGCAGCACTTCTGATAACAACTTAGAGTTTAAAGATGAATGTGTAGTGTTGCCCACAAAAGTTAGAGACTGGctattacacattggcGTAGATGAGCTTAAATACGCTCAAACTCTCTACCAGGTAGAGCATGGGCAAAAGAAACGTTACTATCGCTATACATCAGACCGCAAGTCGGCGTCTAGTAATACACCATTGTCAGATACAACTTTAACTGATGGTAAAGTCAACAAAGATGGTTGTTTAGAACAGGAATCCACACACACTGATGATGTAGAAGAGCATATTGACAGAAGATTTGACAATGGTGGAAAGATTAGCCAATGCAACCAAAACTCACCTAAAGGTGTGGTATCCAATGATTGTTCTGCATTCCATGTAACTAAACCGGATAACATCGTATCATGGCTTCGTGATGTTGAGCTTTACGAATGCTACAGTTCTATACCAGAGGGTACTATTGGTCTTGATGCTGCTAGCGCAGCTGTAGTAGATGCTTTAAGACTGGGTGAACTTATGCATGCCAGTTCCACAAGATGGATCTTAGACATGTGCTGTGCCCCTGGAGGCAAGCTTCTAGGCACGGTGAGCGCCTTGAGAAATCTGAATAACGGCGAGACCAAATGGAAGATTATAGGTTTGGACACCATTAAACGAAGGTTGGACGTATGCGCTTCATTTTTGAAAAAGGAGTCAGTTCCAAACACTGTTAGCGTCCATCTACAGCAATGTAGGGGACAGGACTTTGTTGAATTTGACGGTGAATCAATGATCGGCCGTTTTGATCGCATTTTGATTGATGCGGAGTGTACCCATGAAGGGTCACTTCGATCTGTATTACGAACTTTGAAGTATTGGGGTGCAGATTCTTTAGAATCACGATTTACGTTAGAGCACGCTGAAAATATAATCGCTAATCAACGTGAGCTACTGATCCATGCAATAAAGCTATTGCGTCCTGGTGgtatgattatatatagcaccTGTTCACTACATGAAGAACAAAATGAAATCCTTGTGGCCAATGTTGTTAACCAGTTTGCGGATCTAAAGTTCCGGCAGCTGCCTACAAAATATTGTGAACATTGCTTACCATGCAGCAATAGAAAGGATCCTTGGCCAGCTGTATCTACTGAATTGTGTCTTCTGAAATGCTCTCGTGAATCTTATTTACCAGACAGGTCCTCAAATGATCACCTCTGCTCTAATATGGATTCTCCTGTTTGTGTCAGGTTCGATCCTTTAGGGCCTGATACGGATGGTATATTTATGGTAGCCATAACTAAATTGTGA
- a CDS encoding Ubiquitin carboxyl-terminal hydrolase family protein, whose translation MEQAADHIIPAGLPPLSANEVELLVPNFRRKIITPVSQLQANGDPENKLRELANLNIYSDWKDLPNMRFRLMLFPVCPHSDSGNTISDIRISAYIECAPKDDWPENWICYGTRFCIFVIHMNDIQMSLYKKDTFNFSSTESDRGWQGFITHQQIIDGGFLNKNGDLLLRGGVYPMGAEVNRASRDHTYDCRKATGFVGLQNHGATCYMNALLQSLYSITKFRKTVYLLNFRPDEMIGRRSYDIMKRLDRSAGGASHTSSYTDTYKNSKRKTHDTSGSINDQDTDLEVVEDPIPDMDLDENECCAILIEEEEEKKKVPSVSLALQNLFYKLRYAPYAPPCKELMRSFGWDSSDMFTQQDSHELLKLLLDKMEEQMKGTPVEGSVKNMFEGEMETYIECIDIQYKSCRVETFEDIQLDIQGCSDIYESLRKLTEAEILDGENMYEAEGHGKQRARKGIRFLKFPPTCVFLLKRFTFDLQRMDTVKLNDRFEFYKEIDLSPFCSSGGKYVLQAVSVHHGSINSGHYYAFAASSNGEWYRFDDETVCKVSEYAVIGDNFGGEEPDCYNYCESEDNASVKAFRRPKNYNAYILIYVLKDAVDDILGPCDPVKEHYSMITRCSLEERLYNLRHRVRERLSHFIKVKVFDKSDFVGLKFLDQPFMGWLGGKTITFARSTSLSDALHQLSIALDIGISDGKGPDNYFIMGLNKATNRFGCLSEIRTSHNGGSDTLHWLISLIHRDAFQVYDPTLYLLYVPRPPRQSVVTPPQILVFVKYFDIFSDHPDGDGLICVDVTYVSTNRCISQISGTVLRKVLDMMKQNQVTPYNVSGISRCISRIDSLDTVESSISDMDTAVEKIMHDESLHLNWYVELSSLYDAVALNKTLGDQKLAHGNLLVCNFRPTESMRRAIEEADSKFTQKEDFEPTVPIISDYGNGPFSYQSGDLGAGAPTSLPNLDHTSVMRELQSRWAMVADKEVIRYQKVNIFPIYDFPSYIDWRLNVVNITFKLYNPLEQLGAWTNCCTSPVKSDSNISDSNAAFDESNTVMGPIRTMQFTLDLRVPCKHALRYICWSMGVDPAHVLFYSHHPLKLESIWISPVSLDDFCNRDGSLGFVQKPLSDLFVALGKSVRHDPEYPDAVMRSGSINSNAAVSDHSLESDRNPDYNTEVITDSYDHPLPTGQIITLPSNNDSSTDCVDSVRTSRSADAGLSSAAVTAFNNNVVKENNVISMAVFPLCYAELLKKCTITSLTFVVQVFNTRVESVGVCMGHVPVDITVHDFCEVVARHMKLDTSIRWRMIETITDSFAVVDPSSLLGELPQYVNANIRNLLSAPLRIEPDWSLEEQERLHKSQVVPLTVLHQTPDHETFGHPFQLLVDPYWTLAEIKSAIKEKLSLPKREWDRWSFFQQMDGYNRSWKANDDRLDWEKSDDIKLLAEHPKPFDKSRSFCAMRIG comes from the coding sequence ATGGAGCAGGCGGCGGACCACATTATTCCTGCCGGCTTACCGCCATTATCGGCTAATGAGGTTGAGTTATTGGTGCCTAATTTTCGGCGTAAGATAATTACTCCGGTATCGCAGTTACAGGCCAATGGTGACCCTGAGAACAAGCTTCGTGAGTTGGCAAACTTGAACATTTATTCTGATTGGAAGGATCTTCCTAATATGAGATTTCGTCTTATGTTATTCCCTGTTTGTCCTCACAGTGACAGCGGCAATACTATTTCCGACATTCGGATATCTGCCTATATTGAGTGTGCTCCAAAGGACGACTGGCCTGAGAACTGGATATGTTACGGTACTCGTTTTTGCATTTTTGTGATTCACATGAATGACATTCAAATGTCACTTTATAAGAAGGATACTTTTAACTTTTCTTCTACTGAGTCTGACCGTGGTTGGCAGGGTTTCATTACTCACCAGCAGATTATAGACGGTGGTTTTTTGAACAAGAATGGCGATTTACTTTTGCGTGGTGGTGTTTATCCTATGGGTGCTGAGGTGAATCGTGCTTCTCGTGACCACACATATGACTGTCGTAAGGCTACAGGTTTCGTTGGTTTGCAGAATCACGGCGCCACGTGTTATATGAATGCTCTTTTACAGAGTTTATATAGCATTACTAAATTTAGGAAGACTGTATATCTTTTAAATTTCCGACCTGATGAGATGATAGGCCGCCGTTCATACGATATCATGAAGCGATTAGACAGGTCTGCTGGCGGTGCCTCCCATACATCGTCTTACACAGACACATACAAAAACAGCAAACGAAAGACGCATGACACTAGCGGTTCGATAAATGACCAGGACACCGATTTAGAGGTCGTTGAGGACCCAATTCCCGATATGGACCTTGACGAGAACGAGTGTTGCGCTATATTGATAGAGGAGGAAGaggagaagaagaaggTTCCCAGTGTCAGTTTGGCGTTACAGAATTTATTTTACAAGTTGCGATATGCCCCTTATGCTCCTCCTTGCAAGGAATTGATGCGTTCATTTGGTTGGGATTCCTCTGATATGTTTACTCAGCAGGACTCCCATGAGTTATTGAAGCTATTGCTTGACAAGATGGAGGAGCAGATGAAGGGCACGCCTGTGGAAGGCTCTGTTAAGAACATGTTTGAAGGGGAGATGGAGACCTACATTGAGTGCATTGACATACAGTACAAGTCATGTCGTGTTGAGACTTTTGAGGACATTCAACTTGATATTCAGGGTTGTTCTGACATTTACGAATCACTTCGTAAGTTGACTGAGGCTGAGATTCTTGATGGTGAGAACATGTATGAGGCTGAGGGTCATGGTAAGCAGCGTGCTCGTAAAGGCATTCGTTTTTTGAAATTCCCACCCACTTGTGTATTTTTGTTGAAGCGCTTTACTTTTGACTTACAGCGCATGGACACTGTCAAGTTAAACGACCGTTTTGAGTTTTATAAAGAGATCGATCTATCTCCATTTTGTTCTTCTGGTGGCAAGTATGTTCTTCAGGCTGTATCGGTTCACCACGGTTCTATAAACAGTGGTCATTACTATGCCTTTGCTGCATCTAGCAATGGTGAATGGTATCGTTTTGACGACGAGACCGTTTGCAAGGTCAGTGAGTACGCAGTTATTGGTGACAACTTTGGTGGTGAGGAGCCTGATTGTTATAACTACTGTGAATCAGAGGACAACGCATCCGTAAAAGCGTTTCGTCGTCCTAAGAACTACAACGcctatatattaatatatgtcCTCAAGGATGCGGttgatgacattttggGTCCTTGTGATCCTGTTAAGGAACACTACAGCATGATAACTCGCTGCTCTTTGGAGGAACGTCTGTATAACTTACGTCACCGTGTGCGCGAACGTCTCAGTCATTTTATTAAAGTCAAGGTATTTGATAAAAGTGACTTTGTAGGCCTCAAGTTTTTAGATCAGCCTTTTATGGGTTGGTTGGGTGGCAAGACAATTACCTTTGCTCGTTCCACAAGTCTTTCGGATGCCTTGCATCAGTTGAGCATCGCTCTGGACATTGGTATCAGTGATGGCAAGGGTCCTGACAACTATTTCATTATGGGATTGAACAAGGCTACCAATCGTTTTGGCTGTTTATCTGAAATTCGTACTTCACACAATGGCGGGAGTGATACTTTGCACTGGTTGATTTCCCTTATACATCGTGATGCATTCCAGGTATATGACCCTACtctctatcttctttacgTCCCAAGGCCTCCACGCCAATCCGTGGTCACTCCACCTCAGATTTTGGTTTTTGTGAAGTACTTTGACATATTTTCTGATCACCCTGATGGTGACGGTTTGATTTGTGTGGATGTAACTTATGTTTCTACAAATCGATGCATTTCTCAGATATCTGGCACTGTGCTACGTAAGGTCCTAGATATGATGAAACAGAACCAGGTGACTCCATACAATGTATCTGGTATATCACGTTGTATTTCCAGGATCGATTCCCTGGACACCGTGGAGAGCTCTATCTCCGATATGGACACGGCTGTGGAGAAAATTATGCACGATGAATCGCTACACTTGAACTGGTATGTAGAGCTATCAAGTCTTTACGATGCAGTGGCACTGAACAAAACTCTGGGCGACCAGAAGCTTGCTCATGGCAACCTATTGGTTTGCAACTTCCGCCCTACTGAATCCATGCGCCGTGCTATAGAGGAGGCCGACTCTAAGTTTACTCAAAAGGAGGACTTTGAGCCCACGGTTCCTATTATAAGCGACTATGGCAATGGTCCATTTTCATATCAGTCAGGCGACTTGGGTGCTGGCGCACCCACATCACTCCCTAACCTGGACCACACTAGCGTAATGAGGGAATTACAGTCCCGCTGGGCTATGGTTGCTGATAAGGAGGTGATCAGATACCAGAAGGTCAACATTTTCCCGATATATGACTTTCCCAGTTACATCGATTGGCGTTTGAATGttgtaaatataacttTCAAGCTCTATAATCCCTTGGAACAACTCGGTGCTTGGACTAACTGTTGCACATCTCCTGTGAAATCGGACAGTAACATCTCGGATAGCAATGCTGCCTTTGACGAGTCTAATACAGTGATGGGTCCTATAAGGACTATGCAATTTACCCTAGACCTTCGGGTTCCCTGTAAACACGCTTTAAGGTATATCTGTTGGTCCATGGGAGTTGACCCCGCCCATGTATTATTCTACTCCCATCATCCTTTGAAATTAGAATCAATTTGGATATCTCCAGTGTCGCTTGACGACTTTTGCAATCGTGATGGATCTCTTGGTTTTGTTCAGAAGCCTCTTTCGGACTTGTTTGTAGCCCTTGGCAAATCAGTGCGTCACGATCCGGAATATCCCGATGCGGTGATGCGTTCCGGCAGCATTAATAGCAATGCAGCCGTTAGCGACCACAGTCTTGAAAGTGACCGTAATCCGGATTATAATACCGAGGTAATTACTGATTCATATGACCATCCGTTGCCTACTGGTCAGATAATAACTCTTCCCAGTAACAACGACTCGTCTACTGACTGCGTCGACAGCGTTAGAACATCTCGTTCCGCTGACGCTGGGTTAAGCAGTGCGGCGGTAACCGCGTTTAATAACAATGTCGTTAAGGAGAACAACGTCATATCCATGGCCGTATTTCCTCTGTGCTATGCCGAGTTATTGAAAAAGTGCACTATCACATCGCTAACCtttgttgtacaagtattCAACACTCGGGTTGAATCGGTTGGTGTTTGTATGGGTCATGTTCCCGTGGACATTACAGTCCACGATTTCTGCGAGGTGGTAGCTCGACATATGAAACTGGACACTTCTATCCGTTGGCGCATGATTGAGACTATTACTGACTCTTTTGCTGTAGTGGACCCTTCCAGTTTATTGGGTGAGCTTCCTCAATATGTGAATGCCAACATAAGGAATCTGTTGTCAGCTCCTCTTCGTATTGAGCCAGACTGGTCTTTGGAGGAGCAGGAGCGCCTACATAAGAGTCAGGTGGTACCTCTTACGGTACTGCATCAAACTCCTGACCACGAGACTTTTGGTCACCCATTCCAACTTCTTGTGGACCCCTATTGGACTTTGGCTGAGATTAAGTCTGCTATTAAAGAGAAACTATCTTTACCTAAGCGTGAATGGGACCGTTGGTCCTTTTTTCAGCAGATGGATGGTTACAACCGTTCGTGGAAGGCCAATGACGACCGGTTGGATTGGGAAAAGAGTGATGACATAAAGCTACTGGCTGAGCACCCTAAGCCTTTTGACAAGTCGCGCAGTTTTTGTGCGATGCGCATCGGTTAA